The sequence ACTACGTGAGCCGCCAAGGCTATTACGACGAACGGCGCACGGGATTCAAGCTAAGCCTGCAACGCGCTTTGGGCAGTGACTATCTTATTGGCTCAGTCTATTATAACCTGGAACGCGTGGGTCTCGTCAATGTATCCGATCAAGCTCCGTCCATCATCAAGGACGAGGTTAAATATGGCGAGTATCGGGTCGTTTCAAAACTCGGCGGAACCTTGGCCTATGACACCCGTGATCACAACCTGAATCCCACCAAGGGACACCGGTCCGTCCTGCTCGGCGAATTCGCTGGTTTGGGTGGCGATACCAAATATTACCGGTTGGAATTGCGCCACGCGCAATACATCAAAGGCCTGTTTGAAGGGCATCTGTTGGAATTATCGGCCCAAGCAGGTGCCATCGCCCCATACGGCGACAGTCCCAAGGATCAAAAGGTGCCGTTATTTGATCGCTATTTCTTGGGTGGACTTTCCACGCTGCGCGGTTTTAATTTTCGCGATATTGGTCCGCATGAACCGCAACAGGGCGAACCCATTGGGGGACAGACATTCTGGTTTGGCTCGGCGGAATACTATATTCCCATTGTGGATCGTCTTAAATTTGCGTTGTTTTATGATATTGGCAACGCGTACGAGCAGCCATGGAGTCTTCATACCACTTCATCAAGCCGCCAGCAGGTTTTTTATAATACACAGGGTGGCCGACGGATTGCCTACCTGAGAAATTGGGGCGACCAGGCGGCATTTTACGACAACTGGGGCCTTGGGCTGCGCCTGGATTCCCCGCTGGGACCGTTGCGCTTTGATTTTGGTTTCCCAATTCATTCCGATCAATACACTGGAGGAAATATGAAATTCCAGTTCAGCGTGGGTTGGGTTCGCGACTTTTGATTTAACAAATAAATAATCGTACTATGAAAAACATGAAAACCCTGTGGGTCTCCCTGACATTACTGATCGGCTTGGCTGCAGCCAACGCGCAATCCCCAAAAATCGTGGGCATCGAGTTCCAAAAGCTGTTTAACGGCTATTGGAAAACCGCCCAAGCCACCAACAAACTGCAAATCCAGTTTAACGACATCGAACGGGAACGGACCGCTATCCGCCAACAATTCAAAAAGGCGGAAGATGAATACAAAACCTTGCAGGAAAGCGCCAACGATCAGGCCATCTCTGCCGAACAACGCGACAAGCGCAAAAAGCTGGCGGAGGAAAAGCTGGGCGAATTGCGCCAGATCGAAGCGGCGTTTCAACAGTTTAACCAGAACGCCGAAGTCAATTATCGCGAAACGCAGGACCGCATGGTGCGCAACATTGTCAAAGAATTGCGCGAGGCCGTGACCGCCAAAGCCAAAGGTGCCAATTATTCCCTGGTGGTCAACCTCTCCGTGGATGCCATTCTCTACAGCAGCATGGAAGACATCACCGATGTCCTGTTAAAGGACATCAATGCCAAGGCGCCACCGGGAGCATTTGAGATCAAACCGGCTGCTGAAACCAAGCCGGATGTCAAAGAAGAGAAAAAATAGCTGTCCGCTGCCGTTGGTAAGGTAATTTAAAAACCCGCCCTTTGGGCGGGTTTTTTTGCACCCGGTTCGCGCATCAGTTGTGAACGCGGGAGCTTGATCCCTCATGGACTTGCTAAACATCTACCGTTCGTAGTGGTAGCGTCAAAGGACAAGTAATTTCCGCCGACTTTGCCGGTCACCCTTGGCGGTTCCGCGGCAACCGCACCGTCACCACAGTTTGCGTTCCCGGTTCTGATTCAATCTGAATCGTTCCGCCATGCGCGTCCACGATCCAACGGGCGATGCTCAACCCCAGGCCGCAACCCTCCACTTGCTGGCTGTGACTGGCGTCCCCGCGGAAAAACGGCTCAAAAATGCGCGGCAGCACAGCGGCGGGAATGCCCGGCCCGGTATTGGCAATGCTCAACACCGCTGTGGCCTCATCTTGCCGCAAGTTA is a genomic window of Verrucomicrobiota bacterium containing:
- a CDS encoding OmpH family outer membrane protein yields the protein MKNMKTLWVSLTLLIGLAAANAQSPKIVGIEFQKLFNGYWKTAQATNKLQIQFNDIERERTAIRQQFKKAEDEYKTLQESANDQAISAEQRDKRKKLAEEKLGELRQIEAAFQQFNQNAEVNYRETQDRMVRNIVKELREAVTAKAKGANYSLVVNLSVDAILYSSMEDITDVLLKDINAKAPPGAFEIKPAAETKPDVKEEKK